The following is a genomic window from Antechinus flavipes isolate AdamAnt ecotype Samford, QLD, Australia chromosome 3, AdamAnt_v2, whole genome shotgun sequence.
atggatgcccattaattagagaaaggctgaataagttatggtatatgaatgttatggaatattactgttctataggaaatgatagtctgatttcagaaaagcctaaaagtctttcttacatgaagtgatgctaagtgaagtgagcagaaatagaacactgtacacagtaacagcaagatcatgtgatgatcaactaagatAGACTTGGCACTTCTTTGTAATACATTGATcccaaacaattcaaatagacttGAGGTGGATAATGGCATCTGCCTTCAGAGAGAGATGTATGGAAagtgaatgcagatcaaaacatactattttcttttcttttcttttctttttttttttggctgaggcaaatggggtttgCCCAGGAtgatacagctaggaagtgtcaagtgttgGAGACCAgattgaattcaggttctcctgacttcagggctggttctctatccactgcaccactgccgccaaaacatactattttcaccttttttttggtttgttttttctttcttatgatttttcccttttgttttgatttttcttccacaaaatgagtaataaggaaatatgtttaaaatgatggtttatgtataatctttatcagagcgcttgctttcttggggagaggaggagacagaaagctagaaaaataattggaactaaaaatcttacaaaaatgaatgttgaaaactatctttacatataattagaaaaataaaatattattgaattaaaaagataaaataactaagacagtaaaaaaaaaagaaaaagaatgagtcattacccaattgaaaatggtcaaaagatatgaataagcagttttttGATGAAGCAAAATCAAAACTACATTTAGTTacataaaaatactctaaatcagtattaattagagaaatgcaaattaaaataacagatatcatctcatacctatcagattggataaaataatagaaagggaaaatgataaatgttggaggggatgtggaaaaattgggtcACTAATAAACTGTTGATGGAACTGCAAACTAATCTAAATGTTTTAAGGAAgcaaattttcaatgtgaacaaACACTATCAAACAAGAACTTTCTAACAGTTGATAGACTACCTTTTTGACTTGATTAAATGGCCACTCAGGTAATTTCTAactaaaattttgtgattcctTGAAAATGGTTcatttaaataatcaaattaattgaATGATTCTGGGTCCCAGTCAAAGAAATAACAGATGTCTAAGCAATCCTGATAGATTAAGATAACTAGGAATTTTTCTCTTGATCCAGCTAAATGTTTTTTCtatgtgggattttttttaaaataaaagagaacttttttccccttaagatttttgttgtggtttgcttttgaagcatttatatatcttatatatattggTTGGCatgtttatttcttaaatttcaaaaaaatagtATTGATTCTTCTCATATAATAATGTAGgtgagcagtggatagaataccaaccctggagtcaggaggatttgagttcaaatctagccccagacatttaacacttattagatgtgtgtccctaggcaagtcatttaaccccaattgacttaccccccaaaacaaacaataaataaataatgtagatAAGAGAACACCTCaaaggactattttgtttttctaaaccGATATATTTCTCTAGATTgcttaagataaaaaaaagatatggtttATCTGCAAATAAGTCTATATCTATGGTAATGAAATATGGTTCAACCATGAGGACTTTGACCTCAATAACACtgaattataacattttataaatataatttaaagcagctgactttgaaaattagaatgcaaGACTATTTACATACAGTATGGTAAATTCTCTGTAGTGATACCATTCACTTACACAGACAGCATTAATATCTGACACATGCCCAATGAAAGACTGCCTACACATTCCGTCTCGGATATCCCAGAGTTTAGAAGAGGCATCACAAGCACCAGAAACGAAAGTTTTCATGTCAGGACTTAAAGAGAGACTCATCACATCGCCAGTATGTCCAGTGAATGTGGTGGTCTGTTGGCCAGTTTCAATGTCCCATAAAGCACtgtggaaaaacaaatgaaaaaaagtagtaacattttcccatttttaaagatatagttttttcttctctaatgagTTTTCTTCTCAAATAAACTTACCAGGTTGTATCTCCTGAACTTGTAACAATTTGGTTGTCATCTAAGAAACGGCAGCAGGACAAGTAGCCTGCAACATACAATGTAGAAAATGTTACCATTCATTCAGTAACTGAGTGCATATACAGTGGTAACAAATACAAAAGAGTTTTAACCTGTTAAAATGGTAAactaattcttttaatatctaaGTATCTGGAAAATCTATACTGTTTGCATCTGAATGAAGATGGCTAAATATATCTAGTAAATAAACTGCTaaccaaaaattatttatagccatTACATTACAGTACTCATATTGAAATTCAGAATTAAGGAAACAAGGATTTATCTCATTACAAAGAATACTTAATTTGAACAGCCACTTTGAATTTTAGATTTAATAACTATATAAGTTTCTAATAGCCTGAAAGTGCCATATGATAACTGAATGTTCAGAAATAAAACTTGAACACCAAAGGTCCTATATTTTTGCAATTATTAGAAAGTTAAAGGTTCCCacaattcaaaatttttattctctCATCTAGTTAGTACTAGTGTTGCAGCCAGCAAAGCCCAAATTTTGCTTATATCTGAATTCAATATAGCAGAGATCACTACAGGCCATTGCTGctgtcatttagtcatttttagttgtaTACAAATCTTTGTGAGGCAAACAGCTAGTTAAATATCTGTTGAACTCAAAAAGAGTTCTAATTTCAGGCTCAATATTCTTATCTACTGGCTCAATTAACTGCTAACTATAGGTCAGCTCGCTATAAACAATAAAAGAACAGGCCCAAAACAGGGGAAAAGGTCAGAGTAGATAAACATAGGTATAATGAATGCAGCTCACCTGTATGGCCTGGTAACTCCCGGCTTACTCTCACATTGCCTTCCCGTGTTTTCAGGTTATAGATGGAACAGATGTTGTCCAAACCACCACAAGCAACGTAATTACCAGAGGGAGCATAAGCACAGGTCATCACCCAGGAAGATCTCAAAGGAATGGCATGCATcttaagaacaaataaaatatatcaaagcactgataacattcatttttttttaaaaaggcaatcaTTGTTTTTCATATCTGCCTGACTCTTAAGCAAATATCAGTAAcatcaaaaattaaatataaatcataaGACACAAACTgttaaagtgaaaatactctgggggaaaaatgaacaaaaaaggagagaaaagaagccaatataaattattttctcatgaTCAGAACTTTTCTGAAACAAGGCtctcccaaaattattttttgctctatTCAGAGGACCTACACCTTCTAAAGACTGCAAAGtatgctaaaacaaaacaaaacaaacaaaaacagactaCTAACATCacttaaaaatgcaataaaatacagCTTTTTCCCTAGGAAAATCATGGTGTGTGTAGATATGTGTGGGTTTTACAGTATTCCAGTGGTGGTATTTTAGAAATAGCAAGTtaaattttgatttgttctttaagTTAAAACAAAATTAGATCATTTAAAGAATAAAGCATGTATAGGGccttaaatgaaagaaatgttttattattgaGAGATTATTCCCTCAGCTAGAACATTAGgcaataagaaaagtaaatattcaataaatattagttttaaataatttaaataataaacctttaatctaaaaaaaattgatgCTACTTCTCCCTAGCCATGGTGACAGATTTCTGTTAGTCCATCCACATGACTACCTCATCTCCTTGTGCCCAAACATGAAGTAACATGCAAAACAGCAGACTAGCACTGAAACAATGTGAACCTACTAACTGAGCCACAAAGGGTTCAAGTACATGAATCTTGGTATTACTAGTGTTATGCTCTTATATAAGCTATAATTACTTGTAGCTTAATTACTATTACATAATTATCATAATATCTATATTGTGACCCTGAGAAGACTGCATCAGTTTGCAAATTACCATATAAGTGCAAGTCACTTCCTTGTGAAATGGGAGTGAAACCATGGAGAGGTCATTTATTTCTCCAGGAGACATCCAGAATTAAACTCATATTCTAGGATTTCAGACCTATGCATTTCCCAAAGTCAATCTACAAAGACATCTACAAAGAGTTCTGGCATAACATGATATCTTGAAAGCTATTCTCAAAGACTACAAATTCATATATTTAAGAAATCAGTGTCTTCCATATCAATTTTAAATTCTCAAACTTAGAGATCTCAAAATATACCtacaaatttatttgtaaaataaaatccaaataaaacaaaatcaagaaaatctgactATTGGAAGAACCTTTTAAGTTTTAGATTTTATAATAGTCTATTCCTAAgtttaaatttgaaatttgagCATCACTACAAAAATATTCATGTTGAAATAGATTTCCATGATTACAGAAGAGAAggtaaaacatttataaatttaagCCAAGTTTTAAGGAGATAACTaacattccaaattgctcttagaaatagcaaattaaaaCCATGTTTAAAGcagcaaaataaaacatttaatgcaGCAGAAAACCAAGGGACAAAACAAAAGGCTTGGAGAAGCAACCCTACCTTGTTTGTTGTATAGCTATCCCAAATAATTAGTTTTCCATCTTGGGAAGCACTGACTAGTAAcctaaagaaaaacaatacataCAATTCAAACATTTAGGGAAAAGTTTCACATTAATCACGTGTCATATGTTAATATAAAAAACTATTCAGAAAACAGgctattcctttttttctagtgaaaaataaatttgatccAAATTGTACCATTAATAGGTGAAATGGCAAGTCAGAAAATCTTACATATACAACACAAAATAAGAACGATATCTAATTAATATCatgttttattcttatttaacTTTATAGTAATGACAGCTATGaccttttgaaaacaaaaaaccccagcCAGTgcagatataattaaaataatataatttgttaAGAATTAAGCTTATTAAATTAGCTAATGCTTTTCAAAACATCAATGAAGATTTGCAGGGGAGAGGAAATTAATttgtacaatatatgtattctcTTCCATAACAAcactaatatatttaaattaaaaaaacatttacatatttttattattaaaaagaaattagaataaaatttctCAACTTCATTCTGTAGGTATATTGAAAATTTCAGGTGACCAACCTTGAATCATATCCCCAGTGCATGGCATAAATCTTAGCTAAGTGACCCCGAAGTGTACGTCTTGTTCGCATCTGAATTCTTCCTACAGAATCCAGACTTGTTGTcatctttagaaagaaaaaaagataattatttatttttaaattaattctaagTGTTAACAaacttttccaaatatatccctcttttctttctacccACCAAGCTGTCCcttataacaaaaattttaaaagaatatttcaaacTCAAACTAAACCAGGAATATTTAGATACTGTTTTCTTGCAACTGTGTGGATAGACTATATGAGAAATTATTTCTCAGATAGTATCTGAAGAAAGATCACCGAACTTTTTTAAAGCTGAAATTGACTTTGAGATCATCTGATCCAcaccattcattttacaaatgaagaagtcacttaactaagGTCACAGAGTAAATTATTGGCAGAATTAATAATGAGAAATACAATGTTTAGTCCATGACACTATACTGCTTCTACTCAGAAACTTGATAAACTCATTGATTcaaattcttttgtaaaatgttaGCCTAAATTAATACTCACAAATCTTAATTTGGaatcatttaacaaaaatttagtAGTGGTTGATCAGAAGATAAAACCAGGTTTCACTTGGAATTATAGTCTACATGAAACCACAGATCTCATACAGCAGATCTCTAAAATGAATGCAGAACTACTTGAAGAGAAATCTGTAGAATCATATCCTACAGTAACATaactatataaaatttaatttcacaaTGCCaccattaataaattattatcaaACCTTACTGTAATAACTGAGGCCCTGCTCTAAAGCCATCGGCCTGATCACTTAAGATATAAATTGAATGACAAGATTCAATCATACTGTTGGAGCTTTAAGAaacctaaaagaaaaatcatctagtccaggGTTAActgtttttgtgtcatggatttcTCTGGCAAACTAGCTTTTAGTGCTCTCCACAAAACTGTCTTTTGTTTATCTGAATTCATAAATTAAAAGATACTggatttcagttagaggttagtgaaagcTGTAACCTCACCCCTGAAGACAAATTCATGAATCCCTTGAAATCTACTCACAGATTCCTTAGGGGTGTGATTAATAAGTCAATTCTAGTCTAGTCTAGTCTAACTAACTACCTCattttatgtataaataaaacaagGCCCAGAGAAATATCTGAGCAACTCTGTTAGTAGAGACAAGTTGAGCACTCAGGCCTTCTGACTTCACTACATTATCCTGCCTTGCCTTCAGAAACTCATTTCATGCTCAGTAGAAGCATCAATCGCCCCTTATaatattattccttttatatcttatttCTCAGGAATAATTAAGCATGTTAGGCAGAGTATACTTTTACTTAGCATCTATTAGTCCTTTAATAAGGATGCAATTTGACTTTTTATGTCCTGTTTCAACTAAGgatgattttttctttcaatgcAAAGTTGTCGCAcagaatgaaatattaaaaaataatattttacctgACTGAGTGTTGTGTCACCACATGCTTTCCTAGCATcctaaaggaaagagaaaaacacatatttaaaataaatttagatgTTTTGAATAGTTTTGAAAAAGGTCAATTTTACTGAAAAGCATTAAGatttacaatattttatattcttagggaAATGGTACCAGATAAGTACATAGTATTCTAAATGATAAACCTCAATGTAAATTTACTGTAATGAGATCTCATCTATTTGTTTCATTCTAAAAGCAGCTAAGGTTGTTGAACAGTtcaaacatcaaagaaaaagaattctcatAAATTTCCTTTTACAGAAATCAAGgtaattttataagtgaggaaaaaaCTTCATGCTTCCACACTTTGTAAAATCCTCAATTCCATACCATTACATCACAAAGCCTCAAGGTGGTCAGGTACCTTCAATATGGGGTCTTAGAAAGAGCAATTACATGCTACTAaagtgttatgagccagaacttgaaacaaggcgTTAACTCAccggaattgatagaaacaa
Proteins encoded in this region:
- the GNB4 gene encoding guanine nucleotide-binding protein subunit beta-4, producing MSELEQLRQEAEQLRGQIKDARKACGDTTLSQMTTSLDSVGRIQMRTRRTLRGHLAKIYAMHWGYDSRLLVSASQDGKLIIWDSYTTNKMHAIPLRSSWVMTCAYAPSGNYVACGGLDNICSIYNLKTREGNVRVSRELPGHTGYLSCCRFLDDNQIVTSSGDTTCALWDIETGQQTTTFTGHTGDVMSLSLSPDMKTFVSGACDASSKLWDIRDGMCRQSFIGHVSDINAVCFFPNGHAFATGSDDATCRLFDLRADQELMMYSHDNIICGITSVAFSKSGRLLLAGYDDFNCNVWDTLKGERAGVLAGHDNRVSCLGVTDDGMAVATGSWDSFLRIWN